A region of Burkholderiales bacterium JOSHI_001 DNA encodes the following proteins:
- a CDS encoding putative protease with the C-terminal PDZ domain (PFAM: M61 glycyl aminopeptidase; PDZ domain (Also known as DHR or GLGF)) yields MLRYRVDVGDLHAHQFEVSLTLPAPAACQRVSLPVWIPGSYMVREFGRHLHGLQARQGTRECAITQVDKTTWDVACGGRGALTLRWRVYAFDTSVRAAFLDARRGFFNGTGLLLRAHGREAGPHELRIGRLPRGWFVATGMTAHKVDARGVGSYQAADYDELVDHPVEMGAFWRGRFTVRGAVHELVVAGALPSFDAQRLLADTRRICETQINFWHGPNGKPPFARYVFMLNAVEDGYGGLEHRASTALIAARRDLPRLGMTSVPDGYVTLLGLISHEYFHTWNVKRLKPAEFARFDYTQENYTRLLWFFEGFTSYYDDQMLLRAGLIDAPRYLKLLAKGAAAVQSTPGRQVQSVAESSFDAWVKYYRSDENTPNATVSYYAKGSLVALALDLTLRTGRSAATLDELMRWLWQHSAGGPIDHDLIAQGLRELGKRSFGNELAAWVDGRSELPLAELLRDHGVTLTRDKPGFTAALGLRLSEGAVSGVQVKQVLAGSAAMAAGLSAGDELLAVDGWRIRRLDDAANWVASGQPFDLLLVRDQRVLTLRVDPRAGSTALETLTLALAERPTAAVAQRRRAWLGA; encoded by the coding sequence ATGCTGCGTTACCGGGTTGATGTGGGCGATCTGCACGCCCACCAGTTCGAAGTGAGCCTCACCCTGCCCGCACCGGCGGCCTGCCAGCGGGTGTCGCTGCCGGTGTGGATTCCCGGTAGCTACATGGTGCGTGAATTCGGCCGCCACCTGCATGGCCTGCAGGCCCGCCAGGGCACGCGCGAATGCGCCATCACCCAGGTGGACAAGACCACCTGGGACGTGGCCTGTGGCGGCCGGGGCGCGCTCACGCTGCGCTGGCGTGTCTATGCCTTCGACACCTCGGTGCGCGCCGCCTTTCTGGACGCGCGGCGAGGCTTCTTCAACGGCACCGGCCTGCTGCTGCGCGCGCATGGGCGGGAAGCCGGTCCGCATGAGCTGCGCATCGGCCGCCTGCCGCGCGGCTGGTTCGTGGCCACCGGCATGACCGCGCACAAGGTGGACGCGCGCGGCGTGGGCAGCTACCAGGCCGCCGACTACGACGAATTGGTGGACCACCCCGTGGAGATGGGCGCCTTCTGGCGCGGCCGCTTCACCGTGCGCGGCGCGGTGCATGAACTGGTGGTGGCCGGTGCGCTGCCCAGCTTCGATGCCCAGCGCCTGCTGGCCGACACCCGCCGCATCTGCGAAACCCAGATCAACTTCTGGCACGGCCCGAATGGCAAGCCGCCCTTTGCGCGCTACGTGTTCATGCTGAACGCGGTGGAGGACGGCTACGGCGGGCTGGAACACCGCGCCAGCACCGCCCTCATCGCGGCCCGGCGCGACCTGCCGCGCCTGGGCATGACCAGCGTGCCCGACGGCTACGTCACGCTGCTGGGCCTGATCAGCCACGAATACTTCCACACCTGGAACGTGAAGCGCCTGAAGCCGGCGGAGTTCGCCCGCTTCGACTACACGCAGGAAAACTACACCCGCCTTTTGTGGTTCTTCGAGGGCTTCACCTCCTACTACGACGACCAGATGCTGCTGCGCGCCGGCCTGATCGACGCGCCGCGCTACCTGAAGCTGCTGGCCAAGGGCGCGGCTGCGGTGCAGTCCACGCCCGGACGCCAGGTGCAGAGCGTGGCCGAAAGCAGCTTCGACGCCTGGGTGAAGTACTACCGCAGCGACGAGAACACGCCCAACGCCACCGTCAGCTACTACGCCAAGGGCTCGCTGGTGGCGCTGGCGCTGGACCTCACCTTGCGCACGGGCCGCAGCGCCGCCACGCTGGACGAGTTGATGCGCTGGCTGTGGCAGCACAGCGCGGGTGGGCCCATCGACCACGACCTCATTGCCCAGGGCCTGCGCGAACTGGGCAAACGGTCCTTCGGCAACGAACTGGCCGCTTGGGTGGACGGCCGCAGCGAACTGCCGCTGGCCGAACTGCTGCGCGACCACGGTGTCACGCTCACGCGCGACAAGCCCGGCTTCACCGCCGCGCTGGGCCTGCGCCTGAGCGAAGGCGCGGTGTCGGGTGTGCAGGTGAAGCAGGTGCTGGCCGGCAGCGCGGCGATGGCCGCGGGACTGAGCGCCGGAGATGAATTGCTGGCGGTGGACGGCTGGCGCATCCGCCGCTTGGACGACGCCGCCAACTGGGTGGCCAGCGGCCAGCCCTTCGACCTGCTGCTGGTGCGCGACCAGCGCGTGCTGACGCTGCGGGTGGACCCGCGCGCCGGATCAACGGCCCTGGAGACCCTGACGCTGGCGCTGGCCGAGCGGCCCACGGCGGCGGTGGCGCAGCGCCGCCGCGCATGGCTGGGGGCCTGA
- a CDS encoding Protein of unknown function (DUF3429) (PFAM: Protein of unknown function (DUF3429)), whose product MNTTVIPAPGPGPAPGSVPLPELATRLGHAGLVPFVMGAVLVWLVNPEAHPYVTLALSAYAAVIVSFLGGIHWGIAAREPQADPRQFAWGVAPSLLAWVAVVMPANAGLALEGMALVACYLVDRRVYPRHGMAQWLTLRFRLTAVAALCCFLGAAGT is encoded by the coding sequence ATGAACACGACCGTCATCCCCGCCCCCGGCCCTGGCCCTGCGCCGGGTTCCGTCCCCCTGCCCGAACTGGCCACCCGCCTGGGCCATGCCGGGCTGGTGCCCTTCGTGATGGGCGCGGTGCTGGTGTGGCTGGTCAACCCCGAGGCGCACCCCTATGTCACGCTGGCGCTGTCGGCCTACGCGGCGGTGATCGTGTCCTTCCTGGGCGGCATCCACTGGGGCATTGCGGCGCGTGAACCGCAGGCCGACCCCAGGCAGTTCGCCTGGGGCGTGGCGCCCTCGCTGCTGGCCTGGGTGGCGGTGGTGATGCCGGCCAACGCCGGCCTGGCGCTGGAAGGCATGGCCCTGGTGGCCTGCTACCTGGTGGACCGCCGCGTGTACCCGCGCCACGGCATGGCGCAATGGCTGACGCTGCGCTTCCGGCTCACCGCGGTGGCCGCGCTGTGCTGCTTCCTTGGCGCGGCCGGAACCTGA
- a CDS encoding protein-disulfide isomerase (PFAM: Disulfide bond isomerase protein N-terminus), whose protein sequence is MKSTHSLMGLAAAALLCAASVAQADEAVIRKNLSERIPGLSRIDEVSKMPFPGLWEVRVGADIYYTDESGNYLVDGQVIDTRTRANLTEARVNKLTAIDFAALPLKDAVVVKQGTGARKLVVFGDPNCGYCKRLEKDLLAVKDVTIYTFLMPILGPDSTAKSRDIWCAKDNGKVWRDWMVDGSAIPKSMAKCDTSALDRNLAMGQKFKINGTPAVVFEDGTRSPGALPAQQIEVRIQAAAKKS, encoded by the coding sequence GCCCAGGCCGACGAGGCCGTCATTCGCAAGAACCTGAGCGAGCGCATTCCCGGCCTGTCCCGCATCGACGAAGTGAGCAAGATGCCCTTCCCCGGCCTGTGGGAGGTGCGTGTGGGCGCCGACATCTACTACACCGACGAATCAGGCAACTACCTGGTGGACGGCCAGGTCATCGACACCCGCACGCGCGCCAACCTCACCGAGGCGCGGGTGAACAAGCTCACCGCCATCGATTTCGCCGCGCTGCCGCTGAAGGACGCGGTGGTGGTCAAGCAGGGCACGGGCGCGCGCAAGCTGGTGGTCTTCGGCGACCCGAACTGCGGCTATTGCAAGCGCCTGGAAAAGGACCTGCTCGCGGTGAAGGACGTCACCATCTACACCTTCCTGATGCCCATCCTGGGGCCGGACTCCACCGCCAAGTCGCGCGACATCTGGTGTGCCAAGGACAACGGCAAGGTCTGGCGCGACTGGATGGTGGACGGCTCGGCCATTCCCAAGAGCATGGCCAAGTGCGACACCTCGGCGCTGGACCGCAACCTGGCCATGGGCCAGAAATTCAAGATCAACGGCACGCCGGCCGTGGTGTTCGAGGACGGCACCCGCTCGCCCGGCGCGCTGCCGGCCCAGCAGATCGAAGTGCGCATCCAGGCCGCGGCCAAGAAGTCCTGA